From the Flavobacterium galactosidilyticum genome, one window contains:
- a CDS encoding PorP/SprF family type IX secretion system membrane protein: protein MRTKIFLIFLMFTAFVSFAQQDAQYTQYMYNTINVNPAYAGSRGAMSIFALHRTQWVGLDGAPVTNVASINTPLNDSNLGLGVTFINDKIGPTNENTISADLSYTIPTSENYKLSFGMKATANLFNLDMTKLNPVDAFPLDPSMQNIKNEFSPNIGAGLYLHSDKAYIGFSIPNFIESNRYDDNEVAIFKEKINYYLMAGYVFDLSSEVKFKPAVLSKMVVGAPLQLDISGNFMFSEKFTIGLAYRWSAALSAMVGFQVSDGMYIGYGYDRETTKLNNYNSGSHEIFLRYEIFKNNDKITTPRFF from the coding sequence ATGAGAACAAAAATATTTTTAATCTTTTTGATGTTTACAGCTTTTGTGAGTTTTGCACAACAAGATGCTCAATATACACAATACATGTATAACACAATTAATGTCAATCCAGCATACGCAGGTTCTAGAGGAGCAATGAGTATTTTTGCTTTACATAGAACCCAGTGGGTAGGTTTAGATGGAGCTCCAGTTACTAATGTAGCTTCTATAAACACTCCTTTAAATGATAGCAACTTAGGTTTAGGTGTTACCTTTATCAATGATAAAATTGGGCCAACGAATGAAAATACTATTTCTGCTGATTTATCATATACTATTCCTACATCGGAGAATTATAAACTTTCGTTTGGTATGAAAGCTACCGCTAATCTATTCAATTTAGACATGACAAAATTGAATCCTGTAGATGCTTTCCCATTAGATCCTTCTATGCAGAATATAAAGAATGAATTTTCACCAAATATTGGAGCTGGTCTTTACTTGCATTCAGATAAAGCATACATAGGGTTTTCGATTCCAAATTTTATTGAATCAAATCGCTACGATGACAATGAAGTAGCTATTTTCAAAGAAAAAATAAACTACTATTTGATGGCAGGTTATGTATTCGATTTAAGTAGTGAAGTAAAATTCAAACCAGCTGTTCTTTCTAAAATGGTCGTAGGAGCTCCACTTCAACTAGATATCTCAGGAAACTTCATGTTTAGCGAGAAATTCACTATTGGACTTGCTTATAGATGGAGTGCTGCTTTGAGTGCAATGGTAGGTTTTCAAGTTTCTGACGGAATGTACATAGGTTACGGATATGACCGCGAGACAACCAAATTAAATAATTATAATTCTGGTTCACATGAAATATTCTTGCGTTATGAAATATTCAAAAACAATGATAAAATCACAACTCCACGATTCTTCTAA